One uncultured Draconibacterium sp. genomic window, ATCTGGTTAAAATGATGAATTTTGGATTTAGCGATGTGGCCAAAATCTTCGTTAACGGAAAAGCGGTTTGGCTGGGCAACGATGTGTATCGAAGCCGCGATTACCGCTTTTTGGGAACCATGGGCTATTTCGATTCGGTGTATCTGGATCTGAAAAGCGGGAAAAATGAAGTGGTGGTAATGGTGGCTGAAAATTTTGGCGGTTGGGGATTTAAAGCCCGCTTCGAAAATATGAATGGCATTAAAGTAAATCAATAAATCATCCACAAAATAACCTTTAAAATTTTAAACAATGAACAGAAGAAACAGTTTGAAAACCGGTGCTGCTTTGGTTACCGGGTTAACACTCATTCCGGTATTGAATTCAGCCGGAAAAAGTTTGGCCAATCCCGAAGAGTCGTTTTGGGAAGTAATTAAAACCCGGCGTTCGGTGAGAGCATTTCAACCCGATCCGGTTCCGGAAGAAGACATTCGTAAAATTATTGATGCCGCCCGAATGGCTCCAACATCCGGAAATCAGCAACCCTGGAAATTTCTGGTAATTACCGATCCTAAAAAAATTGAGGCTTTAAAAACTGAGAAACTCAAAGAAACGGAAGTTTACTTTCGGGATACAAAGAAATTAGAAGGAGAAGAGTTGAAGACGCAAATGAAACAAGCTGACGAACGTTTAGGCAAGGGCTATTTGTCGGCACCTGCATTAATCGTGGTTTTAACCGATAACAACAGTGCTTATCCCGGCTACAATCATTGGGACGGGCCACTGGCTGCAGGCTATCTGATGTTGGCCGCGCGGGCACTTGGTTATGGCACCGTTCATATTACCGATTCATTTTCTGAAGAACTGACAAAACGTGTATTTGAAATTCCCGACCGATACTCACGGGTTTGTATTACTCCGCTTGGCGTGCCAAAAGAGTGGCCCGAAAAGGAGAAAAAAGCATTGGACGAATTTATTGTAAACGAA contains:
- a CDS encoding nitroreductase family protein codes for the protein MNRRNSLKTGAALVTGLTLIPVLNSAGKSLANPEESFWEVIKTRRSVRAFQPDPVPEEDIRKIIDAARMAPTSGNQQPWKFLVITDPKKIEALKTEKLKETEVYFRDTKKLEGEELKTQMKQADERLGKGYLSAPALIVVLTDNNSAYPGYNHWDGPLAAGYLMLAARALGYGTVHITDSFSEELTKRVFEIPDRYSRVCITPLGVPKEWPEKEKKALDEFIVNEKF